TGAACCATCTTGTCGGCCACCTGCCGCCGCGCCTGCATGTCGCCATCGCGACGCGGACCCGGCCCGCGCTGCCCCATCTGGCCCGCTGGCGCCTCGACGGCGACGTCCTGACCATCGATCAGGAAGCGCTGGCCTTCGACGCCGAGGAGGCCACGGCCCTGTTTGGCCGGCTGGGCGCCGATCTGCCCGACGCGCCCAGGCTCGTGCGCGACACCGCCGGCTGGCCGATGGCGGTCCAGTTGCTGGCACGGCGGGCGGGGGCGGGCAACACCGCCGCTTTGCTGGCCGATCCCGAGAATCGGCGCGACCTCTTCGAGTACCTGGCCAGGGAAGTCCTCGACGTGCTGCCGGCCGCCGAGCGCGACTTCCTGCTCGCGACGGCGCCGCTCGGGCGCCTGGACGCCGCGGTCTGCGAAGCCCTCACCGGGCGGCACGACGCCGGCGCCATCCTGCAACGCCTGGCCGATCGCGGCATCTTGCTGGTCGCGCCGCCCGACGACGCGTTGCGTCCGCATCACCTCTTCCGCGACTTCCTGGTGGCACGCCTGGCCGATGCCGGGCGCCTCGAAGCGGGGCACCGCGCCGCGGCCGCGGCTCTGGATCGCGCCGGCCGCCTGCGGGAAGCGGTCGATCACCTGATCGCCGCCGGCGACGAAGGCGCCGCCGCGGCCCGGATCCTCTCGCTCGGCCCGGACCTGGTGCGCCAGGGCCTCTTCGAAACGGTCGCCGCCTGGCTACGGCGCCTGTCCGACGCCGTGCTGGACGGCACGCCCGATCTCGCCAAGCTGCAAGGGGACGCATGCCGGCTCGCCGCCCGCTTCGATGCCGCCCTGGCCTGGTACGACCGGGCGATCGCCGCGCAGGACGCCGATCCGGAAGGCCGGAGCCGGGCGCTGGCGGCCAAGGCGCAGGTATTCCTGGACACGGTGCGGCCGGCCATGGCGACCGCCTTGCTGGAGGAAGCGGCGCGCCTGGCGCGGGACCCCCGGGAGCGGGCCGACTTGCAGGTGCTGCTGGCCGAGAACGCCCTCAACCTGGGCGATCCCGCCAAGGCCGCCGCCCGCCTGGAGCAGGCCGGCGAGGCGGCCCCCGACGCGGCCGAGATCCGGGGCCGCCTGCTCCTGCGCACCGGGCACCTGAAGGAAGCGCGAGACTGGCTGCGGGCGCTGCTGGACCGCGAGGGGTCGCAGGCGGTCAAGGCACACCGCGAGGCCGCCCTGGTCCTGTCGCTGGTCGAGGCGTTCCTCGGCGACGCCGCCGCGGCGCGGGACCACGCCGAACGCGGCCTGGCCCGGGCGCGGCAGCAGGGCGCGGCCTGGGGCGAGGCGGTCGGCCTGATCCGCGCCGGCCACGCGTCCCTGGTGGCCGGCGCCGAACGCGAGGCCGGCGCCCTGTACCGCAAGGCCC
This window of the Candidatus Tanganyikabacteria bacterium genome carries:
- a CDS encoding tetratricopeptide repeat protein, translated to MALFGEDLVTRTKFVAPRLRGAHVPRERLARLLAGALDVPLTVVLGGAGYGKSTALAGFLEATGTPGLWYELGDRDADPQVLALHLAHLCERAYPGAGQKALGVLARPGGASVHWAGAAEALCDGLLDRLATDTLLVLDDFEVLERANDALLLLNHLVGHLPPRLHVAIATRTRPALPHLARWRLDGDVLTIDQEALAFDAEEATALFGRLGADLPDAPRLVRDTAGWPMAVQLLARRAGAGNTAALLADPENRRDLFEYLAREVLDVLPAAERDFLLATAPLGRLDAAVCEALTGRHDAGAILQRLADRGILLVAPPDDALRPHHLFRDFLVARLADAGRLEAGHRAAAAALDRAGRLREAVDHLIAAGDEGAAAARILSLGPDLVRQGLFETVAAWLRRLSDAVLDGTPDLAKLQGDACRLAARFDAALAWYDRAIAAQDADPEGRSRALAAKAQVFLDTVRPAMATALLEEAARLARDPRERADLQVLLAENALNLGDPAKAAARLEQAGEAAPDAAEIRGRLLLRTGHLKEARDWLRALLDREGSQAVKAHREAALVLSLVEAFLGDAAAARDHAERGLARARQQGAAWGEAVGLIRAGHASLVAGAEREAGALYRKALDIADSVGVDRLTSEPLVGLTVLAGRRGDLAEAERHAQRALEAARKHGDAWMAALAQLGLGTALVEGGDPRGREQCERAGAAFAAVSDVHGELRANLLASSAATLPSDTRGAAGRLGALAAGIRDAGLGALLAGPSLLGFAGSEQ